A single Gasterosteus aculeatus chromosome 2, fGasAcu3.hap1.1, whole genome shotgun sequence DNA region contains:
- the gss gene encoding glutathione synthetase codes for MAQGMPDYITMDRALIADLAEVAKDEALLQGVLMRIQEASNSSELVTYAPFTLFPTPVPKAVFLQALAVQTHYNTLVDRISQDPDFLQEALASTIEVDDFTARLFRIHQQILKEGRAQSIVLGLNRSDYMLDQAKDGSVSLKQVEINTIAASFGGLSSRTADVHRHVLKVAGKLEESRRILDNDPASGLARAVAKAWELYGSHRAAVMFLVEESQRNIFDQRYIESHLWKRNIPTIRKRFDDVSKTGSLDPDKKLFVDGREVAVVYFRNGYMPQNYISEQTWDARLLMERSVAVKCPDISTHLAGTKKVQQVLARPGVLERFFPDQPGVVEQIRATFAGLYTLDMGSEGDKTVAMALAAPDQFVLKPQREGGGNNIYGAEICRVLQAAEGSSERTAYILMDKIQPAAVQNYLLRRDGPLEISNCLSELGVFGAYVRHGKDMVMNECAGHLLRTKSSEHSDGGVAAGVAVLDNPLLV; via the exons ATGGCCCAGGGGATGCCAGACTACATCACGATGGACCGTGCGCTGATAGCGGACTTGGCAGAGGTGGCAAAAGATGAAGCACTTCTGCAGGGCGTCCTCATGAGGATCCAAGAGGCCTCCAACTCGTCGGAG cTGGTGACGTACGCTCCGTTCACCCTCTTCCCCACGCCTGTGCCCAAGGCCGTGTTCCTCCAGGCGCTGGCGGTGCAGACGCACTACAACACGCTGGTGGACCGCATCAGCCAGGACCCGGACTTTCTGCAAGAGGCTCTAGCCAG cacCATTGAAGTGGACGATTTCACTGCAAGGTTGTTCAGGATCCACCAACAAATCCTCAAAGAAGGAAGAGCTCAG TCCATCGTGCTGGGTCTCAATCGGTCCGACTACATGCTGGACCAGGCGAAGGACGGGTCGGTGTCTCTGAAGCAGGTGGAGATCAACACCATCGCTGCCAGTTTTGGAGGTCTCTCATCACGCACGGCGGATGTTCACCG ACATGTCCTGAAGGTGGCCGGTAAACTGGAGGAGAGCCGGCGGATCCTAGACAACGACCCCGCCTCTGGTCTGGCCCGCGCTGTAGCCAAAGCCTGGGAGCTGTACGGATCCCACAG AGCAGCTGTCATGTTCTTGGTGGAGGAGAGCCAGAGGAACATCTTTGATCAGCGGTACATCGAGAGCCACCTGTGGAAGAG GAACATTCCCACAATAAGGAAGCGGTTCGACGATGTCAGTAAAACAGGGTCCCTGGATCCGGACAAGAAGCTGTTTGT TGACGGCCGAGAGGTTGCGGTGGTGTACTTTAGGAACGGCTACATGCCTCAGAACTACATTTCCGAACAG ACTTGGGACGCTCGTCTCCTGATGGAGCGCTCCGTGGCCGTGAAATGTCCGGACATCAGCACTCACCTGGCCGGAACCAAGAAGGTCCAGCAGGTGCTCGCCAGGCCGGGAGTCCTGGAGAGGTTCTTCCCCGACCAGCCCGGCGTAGTGGAGCAGATCCGAGCGACGTTCGCTGGCCTCTACACTCTAGACATG GGGTCAGAGGGAGATAAAACCGTAGCAATGGCTTTGGCAGCGCCGGACCAGTTTGTCCTGAAGCCTCAACGAGAAGGTGGAG GGAACAACATCTACGGAGCGGAGATCTGCCGTGTCCTGCAGGCAGCAGAGGGCAGCTCTGAGAGGACGGCCTACATTCTGATGGACAAAATCCAGCCCGCCGCCGTGCAGAACTACCTGCTGAGACGAGACGGCCCTCTGGAGATCAGTAACTGCCTCAGTGAGCTGGGGGTGTTTGGAGCTTACGTCAG GCACGGCAAAGACATGGTGATGAACGAGTGCGCGGGACATCTGCTGAGGACCAAGAGCTCCGAGCACTCTGATGGGGGCGTGGCAGCGGGCGTGGCCGTGCTTGACAACCCTCTACTTGtctga